A single region of the Triticum dicoccoides isolate Atlit2015 ecotype Zavitan chromosome 2B, WEW_v2.0, whole genome shotgun sequence genome encodes:
- the LOC119367933 gene encoding fasciclin-like arabinogalactan protein 7: MEPKAAVLVSALLCLALSRGALSQKARAPIVETPAPAPAPRHVELAELLSLAGPYGKFLEYLTKTDVIKTFQSQANDTKQGITVFAPQDSAFAALNETVLSNLTTHQLRSLMLHHAMPSYYQLSAFSALAAASQVSMFAYKVNVTYAAGTIGVVSGWATAKLASSVYSTSPVAVYALNRVLLPKEIFPAAPEMAPVPAPAPAPGRGGKAMADAPGASERAASDNADAKSSSCRVVGAGSLALGYVVLLVSGFLMV, from the coding sequence atggagcccaaggcggctgtTCTCGTCAGCGCATTGCTTTGCCTGGCGCTCTCCCGCGGCGCGCTGTCCCAGAAGGCACGGGCCCCGATCGTCGAgaccccggcgccggcgccggccccgCGCCACGTCGAGCTCGCCGAActgctctccctcgccgggccGTATGGCAAGTTCCTGGAGTACCTCACCAAGACCGACGTGATCAAGACGTTCCAGAGCCAGGCCAACGACACGAAGCAGGGCATCACCGTCTTCGCGCCGCAGGACTCGGCGTTCGCGGCCCTCAACGAGACCGTGCTGTCCAACCTCACTACCCACCAGCTCCGGTCGCTCATGCTGCACCACGCCATGCCCAGTTACTACCAGCTCTCGGCCTTCTCCGCGCTGGCGGCGGCGAGCCAGGTGTCCATGTTTGCGTACAAGGTGAACGTCACCTACGCCGCGGGCACGATCGGCGTCGTGTCGGGCTGGGCCACCGCCAAGCTCGCCAGCAGCGTGTACTCGACGTCGCCCGTCGCGGTGTACGCGCTCAACAGGGTGCTGCTGCCCAAGGAGATCTTCCCGGCTGCCCCGGAGATGGCGCCCGTgcctgcgccggcgccggcgccgggacGTGGGGGTAAGGCGATGGCTGACGCGCCGGGCGCCAGCGAGCGTGCTGCCAGTGACAATGCGGACGCCAAGAGTTCGTCCTGCCGGGTCGTTGGCGCAGGGAGCCTTGCACTTGGCTACGTGGTTCTGCTGGTCTCCGGGTTTTTGATGGTGTAG